From a single Phocoena sinus isolate mPhoSin1 chromosome 1, mPhoSin1.pri, whole genome shotgun sequence genomic region:
- the DMAP1 gene encoding DNA methyltransferase 1-associated protein 1 isoform X1: MATGADVRDILELGGPEGDAASGTISKKDIINPDKKKSKKSSETLTFKRPEGMHREVYALLYSDKKDAPPLLPSDTGQGYRTVKAKLGSKKVRPWKWMPFTNPARKDGAMFFHWRRAAEEGKDYPFARFNKTVQVPVYSEQEYQLYLHDDAWTKAETDHLFDLSRRFDLRFVVIHDRYDHQQFKKRSVEDLKERYYHICAKLANVRAVPGTDLKIPVFDAGHERRRKEQLERLYNRTPEQVAEEEYLLQELRKIEARKKEREKRSQDLQKLITAADTTAEQRRTERKAPKKKLPQKKEAEKPAVPETAGIKFPDFKSAGVTLRSQRMKLPSSVGQKKIKALEQMLLELGVELSPTPTEELVHMFNELRSDLVLLYELKQACANCEYELQMLRHRHEALARAGVLGGPATPASGPAPAPAEPAVPEPGLGPDPSKDAIIDVVGAPLTPNSRKRRESASSSSSVKKAKKP; the protein is encoded by the exons ATGGCTACGGGCGCGGATGTGCGGGACATTCTAGAACTCGGGGGTCCAGAGGGGGATGCAGCCTCCGGGACCATCAGCAAGAAGGACATTATCAATCCGGACAAG AAAAAGTCCAAGAAGTCCTCTGAGACACTGACCTTCAAGAGGCCCGAGGGCATGCATCGGGAGGTCTATGCACTGCTCTACTCTGACAAGAA GGATGCACCCCCACTGCTACCCAGTGACACTGGTCAAGGCTACCGCACAGTGAAGGCCAAGTTGGGCTCCAAGAAGGTACGGCCGTGGAAGTGGATGCCATTCACCAACCCAGCCCGCAAGGATGGAGCCATGTTCTTCCACTGGCGACGGGCAGCAGAGGAGGGCAAGGACTACCCCTTCGCCAGGTTCAATAAG ACGGTGCAGGTGCCCGTGTATTCAGAGCAGGAGTACCAGCTCTATCTTCATGACGACGCTTGGACAAAGGCAGAAACCGACCACCTCTTTGACCTTAGCCGCCGCTTTGACCTACGTTTTGTTGTTATCCACGACCGGTATGACCACCAGCAGTTCAAG AAGCGTTCTGTGGAGGATTTGAAGGAGCGCTACTACCACATCTGTGCCAAGCTTGCCAACGTGCGGGCCGTGCCAGGCACAGACCTCAAGATACCAGTGTTTGATGCTGGGCACGAGCGACGGCGGAAGGAACAGCTGGAGCGTCTCTATAACCGGACCCCAGAGCAG GTGGCGGAGGAGGAGTACCTGCTGCAGGAGCTGCGCAAGATCGAGGCCCGGAAGAAGGAGCGGGAGAAGCGCAGCCAGGACCTGCAGAAGCTGATAACAGCGGCGGACACCACTGCCGAGCAGCGGCGCACGGAACGCAAGGCCCCCAAGAAGAAGCTCCCCCAGAaaaaggaggctgagaagccG GCCGTTCCTGAGACTGCAGGCATCAAGTTCCCAGACTTCAAGTCCGCAGGCGTCACGCTGAGGAGTCAGCGG ATGAAGCTGCCAAGCTCTGTGGGACAGAAGAAGATCAAGGCCTTGGAACAGATGCTGCTGGAGCTGGGTGTGG AACTGAGCCCGACGCCCACGGAGGAGCTGGTGCACATGTTCAATGAGCTGCGGAGTGACCTGGTGCTGCTCTACGAGCTCAAGCAGGCGTGCGCCAACTGCGAGTACGAGCTGCAGATGCTGCGGCACCGGCACGAGGCGCTGGCCCGGGCCGGTGTGCTGGGGGGCCCCGCCACACCGGCATCGGGCCCGGCTCCGGCCCCAGCGGAGCCGGCGGTGCCTGAACCTGGTCTCGGCCCGGACCCCAGCAAGGACGCCATCATTGATGTGGTGGGCGCACCCCTCACACCCAATTCG AGGAAGCGACGGGAATCGGCCTCCAGCTCCTCTTCTGTGAAGAAAGCCAAGAAGCCGTGA
- the DMAP1 gene encoding DNA methyltransferase 1-associated protein 1 isoform X3 yields MHCSTLTRSKDAPPLLPSDTGQGYRTVKAKLGSKKVRPWKWMPFTNPARKDGAMFFHWRRAAEEGKDYPFARFNKTVQVPVYSEQEYQLYLHDDAWTKAETDHLFDLSRRFDLRFVVIHDRYDHQQFKKRSVEDLKERYYHICAKLANVRAVPGTDLKIPVFDAGHERRRKEQLERLYNRTPEQVAEEEYLLQELRKIEARKKEREKRSQDLQKLITAADTTAEQRRTERKAPKKKLPQKKEAEKPAVPETAGIKFPDFKSAGVTLRSQRMKLPSSVGQKKIKALEQMLLELGVELSPTPTEELVHMFNELRSDLVLLYELKQACANCEYELQMLRHRHEALARAGVLGGPATPASGPAPAPAEPAVPEPGLGPDPSKDAIIDVVGAPLTPNSRKRRESASSSSSVKKAKKP; encoded by the exons ATGCACTGCTCTACTCTGACAAGAAGCAA GGATGCACCCCCACTGCTACCCAGTGACACTGGTCAAGGCTACCGCACAGTGAAGGCCAAGTTGGGCTCCAAGAAGGTACGGCCGTGGAAGTGGATGCCATTCACCAACCCAGCCCGCAAGGATGGAGCCATGTTCTTCCACTGGCGACGGGCAGCAGAGGAGGGCAAGGACTACCCCTTCGCCAGGTTCAATAAG ACGGTGCAGGTGCCCGTGTATTCAGAGCAGGAGTACCAGCTCTATCTTCATGACGACGCTTGGACAAAGGCAGAAACCGACCACCTCTTTGACCTTAGCCGCCGCTTTGACCTACGTTTTGTTGTTATCCACGACCGGTATGACCACCAGCAGTTCAAG AAGCGTTCTGTGGAGGATTTGAAGGAGCGCTACTACCACATCTGTGCCAAGCTTGCCAACGTGCGGGCCGTGCCAGGCACAGACCTCAAGATACCAGTGTTTGATGCTGGGCACGAGCGACGGCGGAAGGAACAGCTGGAGCGTCTCTATAACCGGACCCCAGAGCAG GTGGCGGAGGAGGAGTACCTGCTGCAGGAGCTGCGCAAGATCGAGGCCCGGAAGAAGGAGCGGGAGAAGCGCAGCCAGGACCTGCAGAAGCTGATAACAGCGGCGGACACCACTGCCGAGCAGCGGCGCACGGAACGCAAGGCCCCCAAGAAGAAGCTCCCCCAGAaaaaggaggctgagaagccG GCCGTTCCTGAGACTGCAGGCATCAAGTTCCCAGACTTCAAGTCCGCAGGCGTCACGCTGAGGAGTCAGCGG ATGAAGCTGCCAAGCTCTGTGGGACAGAAGAAGATCAAGGCCTTGGAACAGATGCTGCTGGAGCTGGGTGTGG AACTGAGCCCGACGCCCACGGAGGAGCTGGTGCACATGTTCAATGAGCTGCGGAGTGACCTGGTGCTGCTCTACGAGCTCAAGCAGGCGTGCGCCAACTGCGAGTACGAGCTGCAGATGCTGCGGCACCGGCACGAGGCGCTGGCCCGGGCCGGTGTGCTGGGGGGCCCCGCCACACCGGCATCGGGCCCGGCTCCGGCCCCAGCGGAGCCGGCGGTGCCTGAACCTGGTCTCGGCCCGGACCCCAGCAAGGACGCCATCATTGATGTGGTGGGCGCACCCCTCACACCCAATTCG AGGAAGCGACGGGAATCGGCCTCCAGCTCCTCTTCTGTGAAGAAAGCCAAGAAGCCGTGA
- the DMAP1 gene encoding DNA methyltransferase 1-associated protein 1 isoform X2, whose translation MHREVYALLYSDKKDAPPLLPSDTGQGYRTVKAKLGSKKVRPWKWMPFTNPARKDGAMFFHWRRAAEEGKDYPFARFNKTVQVPVYSEQEYQLYLHDDAWTKAETDHLFDLSRRFDLRFVVIHDRYDHQQFKKRSVEDLKERYYHICAKLANVRAVPGTDLKIPVFDAGHERRRKEQLERLYNRTPEQVAEEEYLLQELRKIEARKKEREKRSQDLQKLITAADTTAEQRRTERKAPKKKLPQKKEAEKPAVPETAGIKFPDFKSAGVTLRSQRMKLPSSVGQKKIKALEQMLLELGVELSPTPTEELVHMFNELRSDLVLLYELKQACANCEYELQMLRHRHEALARAGVLGGPATPASGPAPAPAEPAVPEPGLGPDPSKDAIIDVVGAPLTPNSRKRRESASSSSSVKKAKKP comes from the exons ATGCATCGGGAGGTCTATGCACTGCTCTACTCTGACAAGAA GGATGCACCCCCACTGCTACCCAGTGACACTGGTCAAGGCTACCGCACAGTGAAGGCCAAGTTGGGCTCCAAGAAGGTACGGCCGTGGAAGTGGATGCCATTCACCAACCCAGCCCGCAAGGATGGAGCCATGTTCTTCCACTGGCGACGGGCAGCAGAGGAGGGCAAGGACTACCCCTTCGCCAGGTTCAATAAG ACGGTGCAGGTGCCCGTGTATTCAGAGCAGGAGTACCAGCTCTATCTTCATGACGACGCTTGGACAAAGGCAGAAACCGACCACCTCTTTGACCTTAGCCGCCGCTTTGACCTACGTTTTGTTGTTATCCACGACCGGTATGACCACCAGCAGTTCAAG AAGCGTTCTGTGGAGGATTTGAAGGAGCGCTACTACCACATCTGTGCCAAGCTTGCCAACGTGCGGGCCGTGCCAGGCACAGACCTCAAGATACCAGTGTTTGATGCTGGGCACGAGCGACGGCGGAAGGAACAGCTGGAGCGTCTCTATAACCGGACCCCAGAGCAG GTGGCGGAGGAGGAGTACCTGCTGCAGGAGCTGCGCAAGATCGAGGCCCGGAAGAAGGAGCGGGAGAAGCGCAGCCAGGACCTGCAGAAGCTGATAACAGCGGCGGACACCACTGCCGAGCAGCGGCGCACGGAACGCAAGGCCCCCAAGAAGAAGCTCCCCCAGAaaaaggaggctgagaagccG GCCGTTCCTGAGACTGCAGGCATCAAGTTCCCAGACTTCAAGTCCGCAGGCGTCACGCTGAGGAGTCAGCGG ATGAAGCTGCCAAGCTCTGTGGGACAGAAGAAGATCAAGGCCTTGGAACAGATGCTGCTGGAGCTGGGTGTGG AACTGAGCCCGACGCCCACGGAGGAGCTGGTGCACATGTTCAATGAGCTGCGGAGTGACCTGGTGCTGCTCTACGAGCTCAAGCAGGCGTGCGCCAACTGCGAGTACGAGCTGCAGATGCTGCGGCACCGGCACGAGGCGCTGGCCCGGGCCGGTGTGCTGGGGGGCCCCGCCACACCGGCATCGGGCCCGGCTCCGGCCCCAGCGGAGCCGGCGGTGCCTGAACCTGGTCTCGGCCCGGACCCCAGCAAGGACGCCATCATTGATGTGGTGGGCGCACCCCTCACACCCAATTCG AGGAAGCGACGGGAATCGGCCTCCAGCTCCTCTTCTGTGAAGAAAGCCAAGAAGCCGTGA